AGCCATTCTTTACCTGTAAGGTGGGCAATATTATGATTAGGGAATGCATAACATGCCGTGTTTTTCAGCACATTGTTTAGGCTGCGTAATTCAGTGGCAGCATCGCCTGTAAAACATGCTTGAGCCCATAATTCATCACGTTGTTGCACAAAAGATAATGCTTTTTTTCGATAACGTTCCTCTTTATATTTTTTAATAAATCGAATACCAAGCCCTGCCAAACCAAGGCCGATAACGACAAACAGAACTTTCCAACCAAAAGTTTGAGGATAAAAGGCGATGCTGATTGGAAGTTCTGGATCAACAAAGTTTGTTAGTAGAATATTATTGGATGGCATCACTTCACCCTCTTACTTTATTAAGGAAATGATTAATGTGATGACCAGAAGTATCAAGCTCAATAAGAGGGAAACCCGCAGAGCCAAATAAGGTTTGCCGAGCAGATTTTTCTTGCCCAAGCCATTTATTGTAGTCATCAAGCTTGGTGTTCATACTTTGGCTCACAGGAAGTTGATGGTTTCCATCGCTGATCAGCATTGGGTCACTGAACATCAAATTCACTTCCATAGGGTCATTAATAGCAATACCTAAAACATCATTATGACGCTTTAACCATTTAATCCTTTCAACATCGTCAGGCTTCATACCAGAGAAGTCACTAATAAATATAAGCAAGCTGCCTTTTAATTTCAGCTTCATTAATTTCGTTAATCCAAGACTCAGAGATGGTTGCTCAGTCACAGCCTTATCAGGGGAGTTTATCTTTGACTTCTTCGAAATTGATTGGGAGAGCATTGGTTTAAATGACTGAGGTTTAGAAGCAGTTGTGACTAAGCTTTGGTTCATTGACGTCAGTGTTTTTAAAACTCGTGAAACATGTGCAATGTTTCTTTGTGGTTTGTACCACTTAGCTTCAAAATCATTGAACAACAACGCGCCAATTCGATCATTACTTTTGATTACCGACCAAGCGCAACAGGCGCTGATATGAGCCGCAACAACAGACTTCATTGTATCAACAGAAGAAAAAAACATACTTGTTCGTTGATCAACGACTAAGATCACCGGTTTATCTTTTTCTTCACTGTAAACTCTTATATGAGGCTCTCCGGTTCGCAGTGTCACTTTCCAATCAAGGCTCCTCACATCGTCACCTATCTGATAATGACGGAATTCCTCAAAGTTAATCCCCCGACCACGGTACTTAGATTGATGACGACCTGACATTTTACTTCCTGCCTTCTGGGAAGGAGGTAGAATGAGTTTTGACGCTGACATTTTCATGGACATTAGCGTACTCAACTCTGCAGAGATTCTAGGGTCTTGTGCAATATTCATAAGATACCTTTAAGTCAAAGGAACAGTGAGAAGAAGCTCATCAATAATTTGTTTGGTCGTCACAGAGTCTGAAAGGGCTTCAAAGCTTGGCGAGATACGATGGCCAAGTACAGCCGTCACAACACTTCGAACATCATCAGGCGTTACATGATCTCGCCCTTCTATCCAAGCATGAGCCCTACTGCATTTGTCTAATGCTATCGACGCTCTTGGGCTCACACCAACATCTATCCACTCCGACAATTTAGAGTGTTGATATTGCTCAGGTTGCCTTGTCGCAATAACCAAATCGACAAAGTATTGATCGATAGGAGGCGAGCAATAAATACGTTTGATTTCTTCCTTGGCTTGAATCAGATCCTCTTGTGTAAAAGCACATGTCTCTGCGCTTTTATAAAGGTCTGAATCTTCGCCTAGCTCTTCTTTTCGCATTAAATGAATAATGTCCATTTCAGCTTCCCGTTTTGGATAGCCAACTTCAATTTTCATGATAAAACGGTCCATCTGTGCTTCAGGTAACGGGTATGTGCCTTCTTGTTCAATCGGATTTTGCGTAGCCATCACCATAAATGGAACCGGAAGCATTAAAGACTCACCTCCAACAGTCACCGTATTTTCAGCCATAGCCTCTAATAAAGCAGCCTGAACTTTCGCAGGAGCACGGTTAATTTCATCGGCTAAAACGATGGAGTTAAAAATAGGACCCGGTTGGAATACCAAAGAAGCACTTTCTTGCTGATACATTTGCGTGCCAGTGACATCGGAAGGCAATAAATCTGGAGTAAATTGAACACGACCAAATGCCAAGCCTAATGCATCAGAAATCATTTTAACTGCTCGCGTTTTTGCGGTACCAGGTAGACCTTCAAGCAAAATGTGTCCACCAGTCAATAACGCAATGACCATCGCTTTTGTCACATGTTCCTGTCCAACAATTCGTTGGTTAACGTATTCAAACAGTGAAATGATCGAAGAATTGGGTTTCTGAGACATAAAAGACCTATCGGAGCACTGCTCCGCCGTAATTAGAAATATTCACAAAGGATTGGATATGGCTACTGCTGCTATGTTTTTACTGCTATATGTTATTAGCTGCATATTTTTTAACTGAATAGTGTTAAATACTTCATTTAATTCACTGCTCTGATTTTTATTAATAACTTAGGTTTTAACTACTCTGTGTTCAGTAGCGTTTTTTAAGTTCGGTGACCACACTTTCAGGCGCAACCCGTTTTAACGAATCCAGGCAAGGCTTAGCGTTCTGCTTCGACTCCAATAGCGCATCGCATAATGCATAGAGGTACACAGGTTCTTGGTTTAGTTGATACGCTTTACCGAACAGTCTCGCTGCTTGATGGACATCAGAATCCCGAACGGTAGAGGCATATACATAAGCATATTTGGAGTTCGCGGGAGCGAGAGCCACAGCTTGGCTAAGTGACTGTTTTGATTTCATCAAATCACCAGACCGATGATAGCTTAACCCTAAGCTGTATTGTAAATACGCATCCTTAGGGTACTTGCCTGCTGCTTTTTCTAGCACTTCTCTTGATTGAGCCGTTTTACCAATATCACGTAAATACCCAGCATGGAGTACCGCAATTCTTGGATCATCATAAAGGGTATACATACGTTCATATTGCTCTTCAATGAGCGCTTCTTTTC
This Vibrio gallaecicus DNA region includes the following protein-coding sequences:
- a CDS encoding tetratricopeptide repeat protein, giving the protein MSFLCPFYVGASAVQPADFPVPPVEREESLLAEYSQNELLSMELRVEATSNLGMYYGPNAIIAVARASRSEHTEMRLAAIQAAKQWEGRAKWDVISPMLNDNNQDVSEEAVQVLIQIWQILSPSHQEYLDKYVGKYLEKLPLTLEGDLKKTWFYRIQRKEALIEEQYERMYTLYDDPRIAVLHAGYLRDIGKTAQSREVLEKAAGKYPKDAYLQYSLGLSYHRSGDLMKSKQSLSQAVALAPANSKYAYVYASTVRDSDVHQAARLFGKAYQLNQEPVYLYALCDALLESKQNAKPCLDSLKRVAPESVVTELKKRY
- a CDS encoding AAA family ATPase produces the protein MSQKPNSSIISLFEYVNQRIVGQEHVTKAMVIALLTGGHILLEGLPGTAKTRAVKMISDALGLAFGRVQFTPDLLPSDVTGTQMYQQESASLVFQPGPIFNSIVLADEINRAPAKVQAALLEAMAENTVTVGGESLMLPVPFMVMATQNPIEQEGTYPLPEAQMDRFIMKIEVGYPKREAEMDIIHLMRKEELGEDSDLYKSAETCAFTQEDLIQAKEEIKRIYCSPPIDQYFVDLVIATRQPEQYQHSKLSEWIDVGVSPRASIALDKCSRAHAWIEGRDHVTPDDVRSVVTAVLGHRISPSFEALSDSVTTKQIIDELLLTVPLT
- a CDS encoding DUF58 domain-containing protein codes for the protein MNIAQDPRISAELSTLMSMKMSASKLILPPSQKAGSKMSGRHQSKYRGRGINFEEFRHYQIGDDVRSLDWKVTLRTGEPHIRVYSEEKDKPVILVVDQRTSMFFSSVDTMKSVVAAHISACCAWSVIKSNDRIGALLFNDFEAKWYKPQRNIAHVSRVLKTLTSMNQSLVTTASKPQSFKPMLSQSISKKSKINSPDKAVTEQPSLSLGLTKLMKLKLKGSLLIFISDFSGMKPDDVERIKWLKRHNDVLGIAINDPMEVNLMFSDPMLISDGNHQLPVSQSMNTKLDDYNKWLGQEKSARQTLFGSAGFPLIELDTSGHHINHFLNKVRG
- a CDS encoding DUF4381 domain-containing protein, which translates into the protein MPSNNILLTNFVDPELPISIAFYPQTFGWKVLFVVIGLGLAGLGIRFIKKYKEERYRKKALSFVQQRDELWAQACFTGDAATELRSLNNVLKNTACYAFPNHNIAHLTGKEWLRFLSITSQDSLFVSEVHEHWQKSIYRPNSARVWTSTELTQVKSDAIEWIKCHKRDAAYGV